ATTAATTTACTCTGGTCCTCAAGCTGGTTGGATAACTTTTGATAGCATTAGAAGATGAATGGCCTCTTTACTTGAGAAGTTAGAAGTGATAGCAAAACAAATGGAAATACCCCGACGGTCAAACTGCAGCTGTGGGAGGAGAAACAGAACTAACATTTCTGGttgaagacccttctttagaaccaGCAGATAATCGGATTCTGCAGGTTTTACATTTTTACTTCCAGAAGTCATGTTTGCTTTGCACAATGATCTGGAGTATTGGACTCCACAAGGAGCGGAGTGCAACTGGTAAGCTGTCTttcggcttagtttagtttagcgatacagcgcggaaacaggcccttcggcccaccaggtccacgctgaccagcgatccctgcataataacactctcctacacccactagggacaattttaacatttacatctgaaaacctgtacctctttggaacgtgggacgtaaccgaagatatcagagaaaacccacggggagaacgtacaaactccgtacagacagcacctgtagtcaggattgaacccgggtctccggcgtggcatttgccgtaaggcagcaactctatcgctgcgccaccgtgactgcgccGCATTGTAATTTTGTTTCGGCAATGTTAATGGGGAAAATACAATAAAGCTCTGAGAATCCAGCACCCTCCAGATATTGGTGGTGTCGGACTGGAAGATTTTATGGACCGTTACTTCAACATGCATTTTTCTAAAAGATGTTGGACACAGTAGTGAATTTTCCAGTGAATCCATAGAGGTTAAAGGAAAAGCAGGAAACAGAACCAGATGAGTTGTAGGGAGCTTGAGATCCAGAGTTAACGGGCGGGAACAGAAGATCTGGTGAGTTAGAGCAAGTTTGGGAACTGAGCCCATGGTGTATTGGAGAGAGCATGAGAACTCGGAGCTCACTGTATTAGAAGGATACGGAAACAAGCATCAATTCAGTTCTTCACTGGTGTACACTATCTGCATCCTCTTCTCTTTCAGTGTGTACATTCAATATTCACCTCGTATTACAGAACCGCAGATCCCCTCGCTACTTTCACCAATTACTTAAAATCTGTGTGTATTCACTGACCTATAGAAATATGTGTAAAacgatgaaaggcacagatagaacATTTTTTCACCGGGTGgtaatgtcaaaaactagagggtgtagttttaaagtgaaatgggtaaagtttgaaggagatgtgcagggcaagttttttacaaaaGGAATGGTGGATGCCCAGAATGCATtgtcagggtggtggtggaagcagatatgatagtggcatttaagaggcttttagatgggcacagggATATGCATTGAATGGacagatatgaatcatgtgcaggcaggagagattagtttaacttagcatcatgttcggcatagacattgtaggctgaagaattgttcctatgtcatactgttctatattctatgacgTACCtcatctataaaactctgatcttgtatgtgtgtatatgtgtgtgtttttacatcttcgcgaaaaaaaACTATgtggtaacgataacatttttacatattacggttgacatttttcccgttgagtccaaaatcaccttatctgaacatttcatggtTTACTTCTTGACATATTACTGGGTTGAGAAGtaaaccctctctccctctctagccgcacctgcgcagttgggggctatgcgtgagtggatagggcgggggatggggtaaaaggagcgaatgaataatattaatataatatcaagagagggggggggttagtgtgtgtgagatgccgcagccccccccccccccctattgccCCTAATAtcaagagaggggggggtggggttagtgtgtgtgtggagggtggttagtgtgtgtgagatgcTGCAGGCCCCCCCCGCagccgcgcgttgaggggatgggaccaaacttggtctagtacattatAAAACCCTCTTATACAGCCCTGATCATTTATCTTCAACTTCTCCTTTACACACATCTGCTAAGATAACATCTTTGTCATTTCAGAAGCTGGTCCATTTCAAGAAATTGGAGATTGAAAGTTATGCTGAACTGAAGTGCTGAAACTTGAAGGATTTTTGCTGCTAAGTTATGCTGTAGTGAGCAGTATTATTACTAAGTTGGCTGACTGTCAGTTCAGGGGACAGGGACAGAACCATACatcatgggaacaggctctttggcccacaagttCACTTCCCACCAACCACTTATTACACCGTTTTACACCAATCCcacttttattctccccacatttgcaTCAACTCTCAGATTCACCCGCTCACCCACCTACACattaaaggacaatttacagtggccaattaatctaccaatctGACCTatttggaaagggggagggaaacgcagcacccaaaggaaaccactagttcacagggagaacttgcaaactccctcagacagcaccggaggtcaggattgaacctggccctGTGACAAGGTGAAGTAGCAGCTCTTCTAGCTCCACCAGTATATCCTGAGAAATGACTAAATAAATAGAGTGTAGATCTCCCCCTGAAACTCCAGATCCTACACTACTCCCTATCTCTGTAACCCTGCCGGCGCCTATATAACCCATTGCCTCTGCAAGCCACTCTAACTTCTACACCACTTATTGCCTTGACAAACCCCTCTAACTCCTAGGGTAATAAACAAGGTGGGCGTTATGTGGCTTTATCTGTTGGGACATTGAGCGTAATAGTTGGGAACTCACGTTGTAGCTATATTAAACTTTGGttagccacatttgaagtattgtgtgcagttctggtcatcacacTATAGGATTGATGGTTTTGAAGAGGATACAGAATATGTTTAtctggatgttgcctggattagagtgcaTTTGttataattgaagatagacacaaaaaggtggtgtaactcagcgggacaggcagcatctctggagagatggaattggtgacgtttcgggtcggttcttcagattcagacttcagtctgatgaaggatcttgacccgaaacctcacccattccttctccagagatgctgcctgtcccgctgagttactccagtttttttgtgtctatctatggtttaaaccagcaactgcagttccttcctacgcattcgtTATAATGGTtgattggacaaacttagattgttttcactggagcattGGAGGTTAAGAGGTATATAGAATTCTGAGAGGCATTGGTAGGGTATATAGTCagagtctttttctcagggttaAAATGTGTATACCAGAGACTATAGATTTTAAAGTAAGAGGAGAAAGTCTAAAGGAGATTTCGGAAGCGTTTTTTAATGGAGAATAACAGCCAGAACCACctcttgtatctgcttccaccatggtGCAATGGGAAATGGTGGAACCAGATACACGAGGAATGTTTGAGGTATTTAGACAGATAAATGAAAAGGTAGGGACTAAAAAAGATACAAatcatgtggaggcagatgggattcatTTAGATTAAAatcatgtggaggcagatgggtcgaagggcctgttcttatgctgaaCTGTTCTACATAGTAAATACACCAGCCCCAATCTCGAGaaacccctccatccccttcaaCTTTTTCTATCTGAGTAAACTACTCCAGCTCCCCTCAACCCATTATCATTGTAACTTCCTGCAGAGGTCCAGAAATATTGGATTATGATATAATAATTGACAGCAAAAGCTGCTTAAACAGAAACAAATGATCTAGTATGTTTTCCGATGGGCCCTGTGATACCTACTCCAGGAAAGCACCGTAAGACAGAAACTTCTGGGAACCCCTAAAAACATGGAGGGCTACTTGAAAATCAACATTAAAAATCGGTGTATAATTTTGCCACAATGGGTAAACTAAAAAAAGTGCAGGTGCTGGATTTTAGCAAACAGTGGATAATGAGATTCGTAAGTGATTCACTTAGTGAGTCATAAACCAAATTTGCATTTGAAATGATGAGAGCAAAGCCATTAAAATGATATAGAGGTAAGTACACATTACATGGACTTTAAATTGGAAATTACCTGAATTACCTCATAAATAACAGTGGAAGTGGAGAATTTGCAACAATTTGCCCTGTCATTTGGGATGCTTGTTCCTGGTGCCATAATTATATTGTTTGTTTGCACTGAAATCACATTCCATGTCCTTCTCCAGATGATTTGGTTGCTTGTTCTCCAAACTTATCCGAACAGTCAGTACCCTCACTTGTTTTATTTTGCACAGATCATGGAAAATTCAAAGCCAATTCTGAGGAACCTGGGCCTACAGGATCTTGGGTTGCATTAATAAATAGAACCATCCAGTGCAAATGAAAGGATAGTCATTGGCTATTATATCAACACACCTAAAACCCACCTACTTCATGTATTGTTTTGGTCTATTATTATTTTcatatgtactgagatacagttcgcatgctatccaggcaaatcctaCTGTAAATCAGTGCAACAATAGTGCAAAAGGGAATTATAAATAGGGGTTCCAAATATAGTGGTACAGCTATAAAGAAAGTGTAGTTTAAAAAAGTGCAAAAAGCATGACTTCATTGGTTGGTATGGAATCAAATGCTTCTGATATACCCAATAGACTTAAATCAAGCCTAAATGAGTCACTAACCCTAGGCTAACACTTTAATGTAAGTAATTTAACACTTTGGTTCTCTTGATGTTTCGAAAGCAACTAAGTAACGTGCCTTGTGAGGAACCAAAAATATGGGTACAGGTGCATTGGAATCAGTGAGTTTATAATAATCAACTCACAACCTACAGATTGTCCTACATACaccccaaggacaatttacaatttgcagaagccaaataatctacaaacctttacatcctTGAAGTATgaaaggaaatcggagcacccggacaaaactctCGCGGGCggccacagggtgaacatacaaactccatacagacagagcctgtagtcaggatcaaacccggtctctggtgctacaaggcagcaactctgtcgttGCACTACTGTGCCTGTGAAGCCTGGCTTGATTATCAGGAAGTACCTAGCAACTTTGCTGATGTATCATGTATTATGATGTATTGTGGTGGAGCAGAGCAGACAGAATAAGCAGCCACAACCAACGAACTATCATGCTATCCTTTTTTCCATTGAGTTTGTTATTGGTGACTTTGACTGAAGTGTGGTTTGATTGCACTTCCTAAGTTTACATGTGGCAATGCTTAGTTGAGTAAAAATATTGATAAATATTGATCAGGGCATCTAATTACCATTCATATAATCGTAACAGGATAAATGGTTTCTGCTTGACACAGCTACCTCCCCCTAATAACCAGTGGCTCGTTAATGCAGCAACAAAGAGTCAGAGAATAGAACCATAGGGCCATAGGTTCATGAACCATGGAAGGTGCATCTTGGATTTTTGTGTGAAGTCTTCAATTAATCCTTCTGCCTGTCCCCTCTTTATGCATAACCCTGAAATATTTTCCTTTCTAAGTTCCTCTGGAGAGTAATCTTTCACTCCGCTTTCATTAATACTGCAGAGGGTGTATTCTAGATAGTAACAACCCACTCTTGAGATACTGTTTTTGTACACCCCTTTGGATCTTCTAAACCAATACTAGCATCAGTTCCTATTGATTCTAATTTTAAATATGCCAATAACATTTCTTCTTAATCTTTCACTAGCCTAAAGAGAACAATTCTAGGATCTCCAAATAACTAAACTTCCCTTGGGTACTCATGAACTTAGACAAGGAAACAATTTGGCCACTTGAAGGATATGAAAAATATCTGAAATAGAAGCATTGTTGAACGAGTTTTAGTCTAACTTTTTCCAAGAAAAATGGTCAACTATATGAATAGTAAATGGACAACCATGAGTTCCACATTTGAGGTAATCTTtactagatacaaggaactgcagatgctgatttacaaaaaatgaTACATATAAATGGAAGGAGACATAAAAGGATCATGCAGTGGAAGTAAGTCTAAGTTGAGTTccaactaaaaattaaaattaataaacCGGATCCATGCTTGACAAAGGAAATAAATCTATTGATTATGAGGAAAGTTCAGGGTTTTGGGGCCAATCAGAGAGTTATCACGTCTAATGGGCAGAATGGACTCCTTCTACTCTACATGAATCTGTGGAGGTGGCCACATTTAACCCCATGGTGCCTGAGTTTTAGTCCTGAGTACAGGTAATCTTACAGATCCACATTCCTGGTGCAGGTAGGGATTCAGGGGATGGAGATGAGGGCAGCTTGTGAGGGGGAAGGACTTGTATTAAGTCTCCGTGGCTGCGATTATCAGTGATTGAAAAATAATGGACTCGCAGCTGATTGGTCCAGGATGATTAGATGAGGTCACCACTTGGTTACCCAGCAGTTCAAGCCACTGGACATCACAATCTAACTATGACTTCATAAGGACAGGAAATGATGGCACACTGGGCTTTTTGAGAAAAGCTTGCTTGCCACTTGGATGTGCTGCAGTTGTGCTTGGCTGTGAGTAAATCCAGCTAACAAACTTCAAAGTATGCTCGCAAAGCCTTTTGACAAAGCAGGGAAGAAATCTGAATCCATCTGAGGAATAATCTACATAGGACAGAACAAGCCCTCAGCTGTACCGAAGTAATCATGGAAAAGTAAGAGGGGATCTTTGTGTTAAAGGGTGATTGAGAGAACTTTGCATCAAAGCTCAGTTGCCACATGTGAAGATCTACAAAGGCAAGCCGAGAGCTCTGTTCACCCAGTATGGACAGTACATTCTTAAGGAACATTATTTAACATCACAATCTGATCATGACATCTCATATTTGCATTTACAAAGACTCCCAGAGTAACAAGTGATCCATCATTTCAATTATGTGCACTTGTGATATTGAAATGTCGTACAGAAAGTAGCCGGATGCACAGAGAAAGAACTTCAACATTGGAAGATATAGTTCGTTTGTGCGAGAAATAAGGGGCAGAGAGTAAATTATTGAAAAAAAAGCCAAATGTCTACCCCAGTCAATGATAAGCCCTATTAGTGATGTGAAGAAATAAAAAAGCTGTTTGAAAGAAGGCACAAAATGTGCAGAAAAATAGAATAACTGGATATTAATAGAATTGTACAGCTTAAAATCTATTGTTGGAATAGtgaatcaaaaaaaaaaactgattcaAAAATGAGATGCCACATGTCATAATAAAATTATCATCACCTTTGTGTTGTCAAGAAGAGCTTTAGTGACGATATCAATATACATCAAGGAAGCATTCCGAGCAAGACTTTACACAGGACTCGAAAGCTTTGTCTTCAAGGAGTTGTGCTAATCGTGAGAGACAGCTGGGCCGGTATTAaagaatgataaaggaaataaaccTAGATCACAAAAGTTAAACTTCAAAACTTGATCAATGCTTGTGAAGATCTGTGAGGAGAAACAGAGGTCTGTGCTCcattgtgcatatgtgtgtgtgctaTTATAAGAAGACATTTTCAACAGGTGTAGTCTTTTCAGTACATTCTGCACCGACTTGAATCAATGGGAATTCAACAAAAGCATAGAAGTGAATAAATAGCAATCAAATTTAATTGGTTTGACATTGAGTAATAATACTGTAGGAAATTGGAGATAACGAGCTGTAATTCAGTTCCTTGGTTCCTAAGCACAAGGATACAAAGAATACAACAAAAGAACATTCTGAGCTAGCAATTGTGCAGGATTGGGAGCTCTGGCCCAGAAATCGAAGCCTAAAAGTGATTGTTCAGAAAAAAAGCAGCAAAGCAGCTGAAGACATCTGGTTTTCCAGAGTAATTTAGAGTAAAGATGGCGAATGGCAAAATGGGAGGGTTGCTGAATTTGCTTCTGGAGGTGCCTTTGGATGACGATAGCTTGGTTAGCCAGATGGTGTTTAACTCTCTGCAGGAACTGGGTTGTGTGGATACGGAGGGTGTCCTGACATTCCTTCGCAAATACCTCACCCACCACCGTCGCCTGCCACTTGCATGTCGCACGGCTTTGTTGAAGGTGATGGCGCAGATGGTGAATGACAACATTGACAATTTGGGCCGTGCAGTCGCCAAAAAGCTCATTACCTTGGCTTCTATTGAAATGACCAAATGTAGGGATGTGACGGATGAGCATCAAGAGATGGCAACCAGGCTCCTGCTTAATGTGGGCCATTGGTTTACCAAGGAGGCATTTGATGAACTTCTGCCATTGTTTCAGCTGAAGTCGGATCCCTTTTTCTTTGTGGTGCTGGCATTGGCTAATCTTTGCAAAGAGCACGTACATTACATGGTCCCCTTACTGAGACCTGTTCTCCGAACCACAGTCTCTTTGCTTCCTGCAGTAGTGGAAGAGAAAACCAAATGGGTGTTCTGCTTTGCCTTGGGAATTTTTAGCGAGAGCATCCTTGCGTACTTGTATGATATAGAGGAAGCCCCAGACCCTACAGTGAAGAAGAATTTATTTTTCCTGGAGTTCTCTGCTGCTTTTGACATTTTGTTCAATACATGGCTGCCTTTGAATGAATGCAATATCAGCACAGCAGTGATCGAGACGTTAGGGCAGATTACCCACCTTGTCCCCTTTGACAAATTGGAGAATGAACTGCCGAGGTTAATTCCCAAAATCCTGACCATGTACCAGGGAACCTCCAGCGACTTTTGCATCACCCAGGGTCTGTATGGGGTTCTGCACACTGCCGTTGAGAGAAATAGTGAAGAACTTGCTATACAGATCGACAGCCTGCTTAGCAGTTTACACAAACAGATCTGCATTGCACTCTGGCAACCCAATGATGATTATGTTCAGAAGCAGCAAAAAGAAATCCTTTGCTGCTTCAAACTTCTGACTCCAGCTTTCACCTCTCAAATCATAGAATTTCTCCTGATGAAAATGGAGATCAATAACAGCCAAGTGCGTTTTGGAACATTGACTATCCTGGATCACCTGATCAATATGGTCCCTCTCTACATGGCCAGTCAGAAGAATCAGATTCTGGCTGGTACCAAGCTGTTGGTGCTGGCTACCAATAACAGGGTGAAGGCAAAACTTGGCCAGGTAATATACACCTTGGCCACACACAATTACCTGCTTTTGGATGGCGGGAAGGACATGTTGGAGTTTATCATCCGGCAGTGTGCGCTACCTGCTACCGGAGAACAGGAGGAGGACTCAGTGGACCCCTGTGCTGAAATAGCAGACATAGTCACTGACCAGAATTTAAGGAGACAGTGTGAGGAACTGATGAAGATGCTGACAGCATTACCCATTGACAACATTCTCTGGCCATTGCTCTTTGAGTTCATAATTCCAGTTCGTTGCATAAATGCCTTAGCAATGATTTGCAACTCATTAGTGCTTCTTGCAAAGAAGAAAATAGAAGCTGAGCCCACGGAGTATCTTCTCAATTACACGGAGCATTCCAACATTCCTGGGCCTCTCGCACTGCTGACAAGTCTCCTGACTATGTCCTCCTCTTTGCAGCAGGGGAAACACAGATGTGTCCCTGCGTTAACTCTGTTACAAATCCTGGGCACCGATATCCACCCCGCAGCACCTCAAGTCTGGGAGAAGGAATTTCTGACTCTGCTTGACTATCTGCAGGAGAATTCCTCCAAATGCCTGCAGCAGAGCCAATGGGAAGAGAAACTGGTGAAGGTTTTGCCTCAAACGCTGGAATTGATCGCGGACGATGTCTGGACCGGTCAGTTTGCCACAGAGTTAGTCGGCCACCTTCACAGACACTGCACTCTCTCGCAGGAGAAGGGCTTTGTGTATAAGTGCCTAGGCGTGGTGCTGCAATTCAGCCAGGATGAGGAGCTAGTGAAGAAGAAGCTACAGGAGATGCTGCAGACCGTGCAGCACGGAGAGTCTCTGGAGAAGGAAGGTGTGGCTGTGGGGATTGGCTACTGTGCTGTAACCCACCTGGACACCGCACTGTCCACCTTGAAGGAATTTGCAAAGTTAAACATTTTCAAGAAAACTGCAAGTTATTTTCAAATTATAAAGGATCAAGAGAACATCGACGTAATCAAGGTAAAAAGCACACTAATCCTATGCTACGGGCAAATCATGTCAGTTTCTCCAAAGGAACTCACTCTGGACAGAATAGACGTTGAGATCATGGAAAACGTGCTTAACCACTACAATATCAAGATCTTGGGAATGAAGGTCGAGGTGAGGGACTTGACATTAAAGTTAAGTCTGATCAAAACTGTGACACAGTCAGTCACAGCCATCCAAACCATTGCAAAGCATAACTACAGCTTTAACAGAAAGGCTGAACTGTTGCATTATATGCAAGAACTCATCAAGGCTGAGC
This sequence is a window from Leucoraja erinacea ecotype New England chromosome 14, Leri_hhj_1, whole genome shotgun sequence. Protein-coding genes within it:
- the LOC129703494 gene encoding maestro heat-like repeat-containing protein family member 1 encodes the protein MANGKMGGLLNLLLEVPLDDDSLVSQMVFNSLQELGCVDTEGVLTFLRKYLTHHRRLPLACRTALLKVMAQMVNDNIDNLGRAVAKKLITLASIEMTKCRDVTDEHQEMATRLLLNVGHWFTKEAFDELLPLFQLKSDPFFFVVLALANLCKEHVHYMVPLLRPVLRTTVSLLPAVVEEKTKWVFCFALGIFSESILAYLYDIEEAPDPTVKKNLFFLEFSAAFDILFNTWLPLNECNISTAVIETLGQITHLVPFDKLENELPRLIPKILTMYQGTSSDFCITQGLYGVLHTAVERNSEELAIQIDSLLSSLHKQICIALWQPNDDYVQKQQKEILCCFKLLTPAFTSQIIEFLLMKMEINNSQVRFGTLTILDHLINMVPLYMASQKNQILAGTKLLVLATNNRVKAKLGQVIYTLATHNYLLLDGGKDMLEFIIRQCALPATGEQEEDSVDPCAEIADIVTDQNLRRQCEELMKMLTALPIDNILWPLLFEFIIPVRCINALAMICNSLVLLAKKKIEAEPTEYLLNYTEHSNIPGPLALLTSLLTMSSSLQQGKHRCVPALTLLQILGTDIHPAAPQVWEKEFLTLLDYLQENSSKCLQQSQWEEKLVKVLPQTLELIADDVWTGQFATELVGHLHRHCTLSQEKGFVYKCLGVVLQFSQDEELVKKKLQEMLQTVQHGESLEKEGVAVGIGYCAVTHLDTALSTLKEFAKLNIFKKTASYFQIIKDQENIDVIKVKSTLILCYGQIMSVSPKELTLDRIDVEIMENVLNHYNIKILGMKVEVRDLTLKLSLIKTVTQSVTAIQTIAKHNYSFNRKAELLHYMQELIKAEPTEAMVTPIRKSAINACTSLLKLQPPLKDSRQLIQTCLNSVFSIPRLDAKAINEHPNISMEERQQLFTQTMASLMDFLKQLLLLDISPNGLQTIFSNMEAWIQSSKVHTREMAAETFLQLLVFYLEQFDIKDNVPPHDLGVIVGCVVLRCTDPCRVVRETAIECLYVLLYIQLRSKGVPANQKDTEVEHLKVIKQELHQDNETSVFHVCTDIGKVLSKSMGYDQLKSLLFTLFNGLSDCQSNGSHSASIVTNVLISKCGASLTEVPEMIKALHNQLQSMVQASIVRLVTHTISNLVSQHMSVTLPCLLSYPIPFDNHIGNVWRSLMQHNSVATASIKYLLDNLKLLYENSKESLLASGSNTQPHQTLAVMYALHEVICSQDSVAMIEGLYPQLFSTVLIHLSSSVQPRLPRDFLRIHSDRKMGPAQRPFNVTACYYSVEILQVLVGQEEGSNEDMSDLEGWALLKRPEMHHQGVALLAGSMSKRSAPHLIDIVEQLSPVLTNIHESQRITVAAFFGALLGQEVVLELLLNDTLVSILLRCLLDSSPMVQWLAVKGLGNSVAWSEGERYASKLLPTMLLVMELNSKQNTMLTFEAMSTLSKTLESLPPHYTEPILTDVAVGIEPLFEHRQEKVRAGAFTILWKLLQFEDMQRVPIFTEHLGSTLIYLLLHLKDRNDEVKRVCRLVLKQLGPLLASERLCVLFEELGSEEEPLDYESYLSAASLYIGEDQPSKVIHYIQHCASFFGSLQTEMRENAVTLASCLMPHAPPGYPRSPAANQVCQEMITLLSDHVKSVQIKTIIGIQRLHMY